DNA sequence from the Falco biarmicus isolate bFalBia1 chromosome 5, bFalBia1.pri, whole genome shotgun sequence genome:
GATGAAGATGACCAGATTGACCAAGAGGAGACGGAGAGTCTTCTGCTGTCGCAGGGTCTTTGTTTGGCCGTCCTGGCAGAGCTCCTGAAAGATCCGAATTGAGCAGTACATCACAGAACTGAGAGGCAGGAGAAACCCCAAGATTTCAGCCAGGATGACTAGGGGGAAGAGGTTATTCTGCCACATGTTGTCACTAAAGTTTTCAAAGCACAGATAAATGGTCTGGTTCTGTACCTTACAGTGGGTTTGCTTGTGGACTATGGCTGTGGGGATGGAGCCCATGAAGATCACAACCCAGACAACCAGGCAAAGGAGCCTGGCTACCTTGCGGCGCCGCAGATGTCGCCAGCGAAGTGGGTGGACAATGGCAACATAGCGATCCAGGTTGATGCACATGAGGAAAAGGCAGCTACCATACATGTTGATCTGGAAGACAGAGCCAGAGACCTGGCATAGGGTGTTACCAAAGGGCCAGTGGTGGTTGGAATAGTAGTAGAGTCGCAGAGGCAGTGGGAGCGTGAAGGTGAGGTCGCTCACGGCCAGGTTGAACATGTAGATCATCACTACAGACTTCAGGCGCAGGTAGCGGATGAATATCCATAGGGCCATCACGTTCAGCATCAAACCTGTAATGAATATCAGGATGtagccaggcaggaggaggtggtggttgAAGCTGTAATCCTTGCATGTCTGAGACTCATTGGGAGCTGACATGCCCAGCACGGATCAGGGAAGGATCTCGCTGAGATGGCTGAGCCTGCCAGTGGGCTACAGAGgcacaaagaaaagcactgaGAGAAGTCATTCCCCTCTAAGAAGCTGTAGGTGTGTCATTCCCCTCATCTGCAGTTGGAGTGTGGATGGACTCATCTCTCTCCTGACTGGTGCTGGTCCGTGGTCATCTGGCAGGGATGGTAATGTGGTCACCTGGAGTCAGCTTCTGCCTCTTGTTCAGCAGTTCTGCCCAGTCGTCATGGGGACGGCGATGCGGTGGAAGAACATTGCCAGTTGTCAGCACAATTCCTGGTCAGAGCGGAAGACCAAGGCAAAAGAGTTTAAGTTAGAGGAGGAAATCTCTTGAAATGTTAAAATCCCACCATGGTGGCTTCTGCAGCAAGAACtcacaaagaaaccaaaagactgagaaaaatggCCAGTAGAAAAGTGAGCAATTACATGGCAGAAGCAGCCAGAGCACAACAAAGGTAATTGTGCAGAATTTTGTGTCACTTAGCCCCAGAAAATGCACGTGGCTTTGATGGCTTCTGGGAGCACATGTGTCCCGGAAAGGGGGAGCGCAGGAGCACACAGGGAAAGTAGGCAAGGCAGctccagaaaaagagagagagaaagaaagaaaaaggagagcgCAAGCATTTTGAGGGGAAAATGCTGACTGCAAggaacttaaaataaaaactgcataGTATTGTTTTATATCAGAGAAACTGGACTCTGTACATCCATTGCAGATAAAAAGAATTACACTACAGTTAGACTCAGCTCCACCCGAGCTCCTTCCCTGGCTCAAACAACCCACAGAACCCTGAGCCCCAGCTAGCTGGGGTTCCTTACAGTCACTC
Encoded proteins:
- the LPAR5 gene encoding lysophosphatidic acid receptor 5, with product MSAPNESQTCKDYSFNHHLLLPGYILIFITGLMLNVMALWIFIRYLRLKSVVMIYMFNLAVSDLTFTLPLPLRLYYYSNHHWPFGNTLCQVSGSVFQINMYGSCLFLMCINLDRYVAIVHPLRWRHLRRRKVARLLCLVVWVVIFMGSIPTAIVHKQTHCKVQNQTIYLCFENFSDNMWQNNLFPLVILAEILGFLLPLSSVMYCSIRIFQELCQDGQTKTLRQQKTLRLLLVNLVIFIICFVPYNTTLAVYGMIKARVIKVEKETQASIRQVLIMAMLLASMNCMLDPLIYYFSTEGFRNTFKKLRRGQAWDSDIGTLKSQVVDNKSNRDHALSKVKQFPTKSFIRPNESLPSLPTAIFLNGPIEDSEI